The stretch of DNA CGATGTGATGACATGACATGACAACATGATGACATGATAACATGAACATGATGATATGACAACGTGATGACATGACGTGATGATACCATGACATGACGATAGGATGACATGATGACATGACAACGTGACAACATGATGATAGGGTGATGTGATGACATGACGACACGATGACATGTTGTGATGACATGACGACATGACGACATGACGATATGAGGACACGATGACATGATGACATGACGACACGACAACACATTGACATGATGATGACATGATGACATGACGTGATGGCGTGACGACATGACGACAACACGACAACGCCACGACATGACGTGACTCTACAACCCGTCGAGGCgtccgccccccccgcccccccccgcccgcgcTCCCGCCGGGCCCTTTGCTCCCCCCCGCCCTCGGCCCACCCCGCGCCGCGACCTTTGCTCCCCCCCGCCCCACCCCGGCCCCTCCCCATCAATGGCTGGGGCCCCGCGTGGCAGGCTCCCGGCCCCCTGGGACCCCGAGACCCCCTGAGCACCCTGGGTGAGCAGAGACCCCAGCCCCATCTCCCCCCCCGGGTGGCCATGGCCGTGCTGGGGAGGGGCGCCGAGGGGTCCGGCCCtgcccctccccctccctgcccttcccctccccttcccctcccttcccctctccctcccccgccccctccccacccctctcctccttcccctcccctcccctcccctcccctccccctccccaccccttccccatccctccccttccccctcccgtcccccccctccccctcccctccccctccccctccccttccccaccccttcccctcccctcccccttcccctctcatcccttcccttcccctccctcccacctcccttcccctcccctccccctacCCCTTCCCCTCCCATAGCCCCTCCCCCATTCCTTTAgcccctccccctgcccctcccccttcccctccccttcccctccctccccaccctcccccctcccctcccctccccctcctctcccttcccttcccctcccctccctctccagcccctccccccccccccatcagcccctcccccaccccctcccctccccctcccctcccccatagcccctccccctcccctccccctcccccagcccctcccctcccctccccctccccctccccttccccttcccctccccttcccctccccacccctcagccccctccccctccccccatcagccccgcccccagcccctcccctcccctcccccagccccgccctcctcccctccccctccccctccccctcccctccccctccccctccccctccccttcccctccccacccccatagcccctcccctctccttagcccctcccctccctcagcccctcccccaccctcagcccctcccccagcccctcccctccccctccccttccccttcccccgccccctcccccaccccccaacccctcccccccccatagcccctccccctcccctcccccctcccctcgcccctcccccgcgccccgccgcctcATTTTCCAGCCCCGGGAGCTCTGCGGGTTGGTCCCGACCCCCCGCataccccctgacccccccggacccccccgggaccccccggtaccccccgggacccccccgcgACGTTCCACGGGCGCGGGCGGCCGCAGGGGCTGGGCGGTGAGtggggggcgggggcgggggtggggggatggggggggtgagggaggggggCGCCACGTGCCCCCCCCCTAACTCCCCGCCCCCCTGAGGTCCCGGGGGTTGGCCGGAGCTGTACGAGGTGAGCGGACCGGGCGGGACCCCCCAATCGGGATCCCCGGGTGCACCCCCGTCGGGGACCCCCGGCCAGCCCAGGGATGGGACCCCCCGGTCGTGACCCCCGTCAGGAGTCCCCAGGTGGGGAcctggggatggggactcccAGTTGGGACCCCCAGGATGGGGACCCCCAGGACGGGACCCCCCGGTTGGGATCCCCCCGAATGGGACCTGGTTGGGACCCCCAGTTGTGACCCCCGGCATGGGACCCACGATGGGATCCGGGTGTGAACCCTGGATTGGACCCCCTAGGTGGATCCCAGGATGAGACCCCCAGTTCGAGACCCCCGGGATGAGCCCAGGATGGGACCCCCCTAAGATTGGAATCCCCGGTTGGGACCCCGAGATGTGACCTCCTGGTTGGTACCCTGGGGTGGGACCTCAGATTGGGACCCCGGGTGAGCTCATGCAGACCCTGGCTGGGACCATCTAGACAGGGTCCCCAGATTGGGACCCCTGCATGGTACCCTGTATGCACCCGGTGAGCCCAGTGTTACCCCCCCCCATTGGACCCCTCACTGGTACCCCCCCCATTGGTACCTCTCCCCTCATTGGCACCCCTCATTGCACCCCCCAATTGGGACCCCCCCATTGGGACCCCCCAATTGGGACCCCCCCATTGGGATCCTCTCAATTGGACTCCCATTGGGACCCCCTCaatcgggaccccccccatggcGTCCCGCAGGAGGTGAAGTCTACAAGAAATGCGCGGGAGAGGGAGAGGTGAGcgcggccccccccggcaccccccggcacccccggcaccccccagcacccccagcacccccagcaccccccggcacccccggTACCCACGTGCACCAACCCCGTCACCCATCacgacacccccagcccccggcaCCCTCCATGCAcccccctgcccgccgccccACCCCATTGCCCCCAATGCCCCCTGACCCCATCCCGCCCCCCTAGTCCCACCGCAGCCCGCTCTGTGGCGGCGCCCAACTGCCCCCCACCGCCACGTCCTGCGCCCCACAACCCTGCCCCACGGCCCCGCCCCACAACCTGCCCCACGGCCCCACAGCCAAGCCCCACGGCCCCGCCCCATGGCCCACTGCGCCCCACGGCCCATACCCTGCCCCATGGCCCAGCCCCACGGCCCGCTCCATGCCCCAGactctgccccacagccctgccctgtgccccatGGCCCGCCCCATACCCTGCCCCACGCCCCACAGCCACTCCGCCCCACACTCTGGCCCCATACCCTGCCCCACGCCCCACAGCCCCCGCCCCACAGCCCCGCCCCATACCCCACACCCCGCCCCATCATCCTGCCCCGCGCCCCACACCCCGCCCCATAGCCCCACACccgccccacagccctgccctgacACCCCATATCCTGCCCCGTGCCCCACAACCCTGCCCCACGGCCCTGTCCTGTGCCCCACAGCTCCACTCTGTGCCCGATGGCCCTGCCCAGACCCCTGCCCCATGCCCCACGGCCCTGCTCCATGCCCCACAGCTCCGCCCCGTGCCTCATGGCCCTGCCCCAGACCCGTCCCTGCGCCCTACAGCCCCGCCCCATGACCTATAGCCCCGCCCCGTGCCCTACAGCCCCGCCCCATAACCCCGCCCCATACCCGTCCCGCGCCCTATAACCCGCCCCACGCCCCCATAACCCGCCCCACGGCCCTTCCCACGCCCTGAtaccccgccccgcgccccacGGCCCACTCCACGCCCCATGGCCCAGCCCCACGACCCCGCCCCATACcccgccccctgccccacagcccacaCTCCGCGCCCCACACCCCGCCCCGTGCCCCACGGCCCTAGGTCCCAAAGCCCCACACCCTGCCCCAGAGCCCACTCTGTGCCCTAGGTCCCTGCCCCAGGACCCCAtacccggccccgcgccccacagccccacgcGCCCCATGGCCGCGCCCCACGGCCCCGTCCCGCGCCCTACAGCTCCACTCCGTGCCCCATGGCCTCGCGCCCCATaccctgccccgtgccccacGGCCCGCTCCATGCCCCATAGCCCCACTCTGTGCCCCATACCCTGCCCCATGCCCCACGGCCCTGTCCCCTGCCCCATACCCTGCCCCACGGCCCTGCCCCACACCCCACacccctgccccacaccccaTGGCCAGGCCCTATAGCCCTGCCCCACACCCATAaccctgccccacagcctgccCCACACCCTGCCCCCCAGGTACGACAACATGGCCGAGCTGTTCGCTCAGGGTGAAGACGCTGCAGGCGCTGGAGAAGGCCTACATCAAGGACTGCGTCACCCTGACTAGTGAGCCCCCGTGTGTCCCCCTCGGCCCCATTGTCCCCTTTGTCCCCCTCGTCCCTGTTCGCCCTCATTGTCCCCCTTGTCCCCTTTTTGCCCCCATTGCCCCCGTTTGTCCCCCTCGTTTCCCCCTATTTGCCCCTTTTGTTCCCGTTTGCCCCCTTTGCCCCCTTTTGTCCCCTTTGCCCCCTTTTGTCCCATTTACCCCATTTGCTCCATTTGTCCCGTTTGCCCCCGTTTGTTCCCTTTGCCCCCCATTGCCCCTCATTGCCCCACATTGCCCCATTTCCCCTCATTGCCCCATTTGCCCCGTTCGCTCCCTTTCCTATTCGTCCCATTCGCCCCCATTCGCTCCCCTCTGCCCCATTCGTCCTCATTTGCCCCCATTCGTCCCCCTTTGTCCTCCTTTGTCCCCATTTTCCCCCCTGTCGCCCCCATTCGCCCTATTgcccattccattccattccgttCCGTTCCGTTCCATTCCGTTCCATTCGTTTCTTTCCGTTCCCTTCCGTTCCATTCCATTTCCCCACTTACCCCATTTCCCTCTGCTCTCTCCTAGGTACACGGCCGCGTGTCCGCCTCCTGTTCAGTTCAAGCTGCCCCAAGCAGCACGAGGCCCCCGATCGGTCCATCGACGACTCTTGCCGCAAGTCTCGCGTGCGTCGGGGTCAGGGTCGGGGTCAGGGTCGGGGTCAGGGTCGGGGTCagggtcggggtcggggtcggggtcggggtcggggtcggggtcggggtcggggtcagggtcagggtcggGGTCTGGGTCCCAGGCTGATCCTAACCTTTGGGGTCAGGGTCCCATGCTCATTGGGTTGCTCCCACGGGACCCCCACCTTTGGGTGCCCATTCCCCACAGGACAGACCCACCTTTGGGTGCCTGTTCCATATGGGACCCACCTTGGGTGCCCACCTCCAGAACTCCCACCATTGGGTGCCCATTCCCCACTGGGCACCTGGCCTTTGGGTGCCCAttccccaccacccccacccttgggtgcccacCTCCACGGCacccacccttgggtgcccatTCCCCACAGGAcccccacccttgggtgctcctACCCCCACAGAATGCCCACTTGGGGTTCCAATTCCCATGGCACCCCCACCTCTTGGGTgcccctcccatgggatgcccacctttgggtttccattgggtgCCCCCTCCCATGGGGACCCCCACTTCTGGGTGCCCATTCCTTATGAGTAcccccacccttgggtgcccacCTGTGGGAcccccacccttgggtgcccatTCAGTTCACACGTTCCCACAGGACCTCTCCTTGGGTGCCcatcccccaggacccccaccTTTGGGTGCCCATCGGGTTCCCAGACCCCTACGGGACCCCCACCTTTGGGTGCCCATCTGCAGGAACCCCGACCTTTGGGTTCCTGTCCGTGCATGGACCCGACCCTTGGGTGCTCCTATGAGTTCATGTCCGCCCATGAACCGATCCTTGGGTGCTATTATATACCCCTCCCCACCTTGGGGccgccccccaaccccctccccccccccaccttgggccacccccacctccccccccagcctggACTGCCCTGCCATGGAGCGCATCAGGGAGGACCGGCCCATCACCATCAAGGACGACAAAAGGAAAACCTCAACGCTGGATCGCCGACATCGTCTCGGTGGGGGTTGGGGGTCAGGGTCAGGGCgggggtcagggtcagggtcagggtcagggttggggttggggtcagGATCGGGGTTGGGGTCAGGGTTGGGGTCGGTGTCAGGGTCGGGGtcagggttggggttggggtcagGGTCGGGGTTGGGGTCGGGGTGGGGGTCagggtcggggtcggggtcgggtTGGGGTcggggtcagggtcagggtcaggggtcggggttggggttggggtcattggggtcagggttggagttggggggtcagggtcggggtcggggtcagggtcggggtcggggggtcagggTCTGGGTCATCGGGGTCAGGGTcggggtcagggtcagggtggGGGTCGAGGTCggggttggggggtcagggttagggtcggggtcagggtcagggtcagggttgGGGTCAGGGTCGGGGTCAGGGTTGGGGTCagggtcggggtcggggtcggggtcaAGGTCAGGGTCAGGGTTGGGGTCTGGGTCAGGATCGGGGTCGGGGTCAGGGTTGGGGTCGAGGTCGGGGTCGGGGTCAGGGTCGGGGTCAGGGTGGGGGTTGGGGTCAGGGTTCGGGGTCAGGGTCGGGGTCagggtcggggtcggggtcggggtcaGGGTCGGGGTCAAggtcggggtcggggt from Anas platyrhynchos isolate ZD024472 breed Pekin duck chromosome 2, IASCAAS_PekinDuck_T2T, whole genome shotgun sequence encodes:
- the VPS28 gene encoding LOW QUALITY PROTEIN: vacuolar protein sorting-associated protein 28 homolog (The sequence of the model RefSeq protein was modified relative to this genomic sequence to represent the inferred CDS: inserted 3 bases in 2 codons; deleted 2 bases in 2 codons; substituted 1 base at 1 genomic stop codon) — protein: MAELFAQVKTLQALEKAYIKDCVTLTSEYTAACPPPVQFKLPXKQHEAPDRSIDDSCRKSRVLDCPAMERIREDRPITIKDDKGKPQRWIADIVSGDPVCFGVTPTFRGDPPDSSPDLRELMETMNRISLILPXDFEGRXKVNQWLQTLSGMSASDELDDSQVRQMLFDLEPAYNASTALHGRVS